A DNA window from Halorussus salinus contains the following coding sequences:
- the hutU gene encoding urocanate hydratase, translating to MSEGQSEQSDEERRDAEETAEWSVGEPSDQWKEYRGAPTGTDIECEGWRQEAALRMLNNNLDPEVAEKPEELVVYGGTGRAARSWDAYDAILAELRELADSETLLVQSGKPVGRFETHEEAPRVLIANSNLVGKWDDWDHFHELEAKGLIMYGQMTAGSWAYIGTQGIIQGTYETLAELAEQHYPDNRGLEGKIVVTGGLGGMGGAQPLAVTMNHGVCIAAEVDEERIDRRIETGYCQEKTDDLDEAIEKAKEAAERGEPYSVGVHVNAADMLEGMLERDFVPDVVTDQTSAHDELEGYYPSGYTVEEADELRDEDPEEYVEASLDTMARHVRGILDMQDEGAIAFEYGNNIRGQVEDHREMEDAFEFPGFVPAYIRPLFCRGKGPFRWAALSGDPEDIYRTDEAVKELFPEKDHLHRWIDLAREQVEFQGLPSRVCWLGYQAGDGDDADTDAGDDVEEGDGLTERARFALRINDLVAEDEISAPVVVTRDHLDAGSVASPNRETEAMRDGSDAIADWPILNALLNCAAGADIVSVHDGGGVGIGNALHANNHVVLDGSDLAAEKARRVFTTDPGMGVIRHADAGYDEALAEAEESNVAVPMRDRE from the coding sequence ATGAGCGAAGGCCAATCGGAACAGTCCGACGAAGAACGCCGCGACGCCGAGGAGACCGCGGAGTGGAGCGTCGGCGAACCGAGCGACCAGTGGAAGGAGTATCGGGGCGCACCGACCGGCACCGACATCGAGTGCGAAGGCTGGCGACAAGAGGCCGCGCTCCGGATGTTGAACAACAACTTGGACCCGGAGGTCGCCGAGAAGCCCGAGGAGCTAGTCGTCTACGGCGGCACCGGTCGGGCCGCGCGGTCGTGGGACGCCTACGACGCGATTCTGGCCGAGTTGCGCGAGTTGGCCGATAGCGAGACCCTGCTGGTCCAGTCCGGCAAACCGGTCGGTCGGTTCGAGACCCACGAGGAGGCACCGAGAGTCCTCATCGCCAACTCGAACCTCGTCGGCAAGTGGGACGACTGGGACCACTTCCACGAGTTGGAGGCGAAGGGCCTCATCATGTACGGTCAGATGACCGCCGGGTCGTGGGCCTACATCGGCACGCAGGGCATCATCCAAGGCACCTACGAGACCTTGGCGGAGTTGGCCGAACAGCACTACCCCGACAATCGGGGCCTCGAAGGCAAAATCGTCGTCACGGGCGGTCTCGGCGGGATGGGCGGTGCCCAACCACTCGCGGTGACGATGAACCACGGCGTCTGTATCGCCGCGGAGGTAGACGAGGAGCGCATCGACCGGCGCATCGAGACGGGGTACTGTCAGGAGAAGACCGACGACTTAGACGAGGCCATCGAGAAGGCGAAAGAAGCCGCCGAGCGGGGCGAACCCTACTCGGTCGGCGTCCACGTCAACGCCGCGGACATGCTGGAAGGGATGTTGGAGCGGGATTTCGTCCCCGACGTGGTGACCGACCAGACCAGCGCCCACGACGAGTTGGAGGGCTACTACCCCTCGGGCTACACCGTCGAGGAGGCCGACGAGTTGCGCGACGAGGACCCCGAGGAGTACGTCGAAGCGAGCCTCGACACGATGGCGCGCCACGTGCGGGGCATCTTGGACATGCAGGACGAGGGCGCGATAGCCTTCGAGTACGGCAACAACATCCGCGGGCAGGTCGAGGACCACCGCGAGATGGAAGACGCGTTCGAGTTCCCCGGCTTCGTCCCCGCCTACATCCGGCCGCTGTTCTGTCGCGGGAAGGGACCGTTCCGGTGGGCCGCGCTCTCGGGCGACCCCGAAGATATTTATCGGACCGACGAGGCGGTGAAGGAGTTGTTCCCCGAGAAAGACCACCTCCACCGCTGGATAGACCTCGCCCGAGAGCAGGTCGAGTTTCAGGGCCTCCCGTCGCGAGTCTGTTGGTTGGGGTATCAGGCGGGCGACGGCGACGACGCCGACACCGACGCCGGGGATGATGTCGAGGAGGGCGACGGTCTCACCGAGCGCGCCCGGTTCGCGCTCCGCATCAACGACCTCGTGGCGGAGGACGAGATTTCGGCCCCGGTGGTCGTCACCCGCGACCACTTGGACGCCGGGAGCGTGGCCAGCCCCAACCGCGAGACGGAAGCCATGCGCGACGGTTCCGACGCCATCGCGGACTGGCCGATACTGAACGCCCTGCTCAACTGCGCGGCCGGGGCCGACATCGTGTCGGTCCACGACGGCGGCGGGGTCGGCATCGGCAACGCGCTCCACGCGAACAACCACGTCGTGTTGGACGGGTCGGACCTCGCCGCCGAGAAGGCCCGCAGGGTCTTCACCACCGACCCCGGCATGGGCGTGATTCGCCACGCCGACGCTGGCTACGACGAGGCGCTGGCGGAGGCGGAGGAATCGAACGTCGCCGTACCGATGCGGGACCGAGAATGA
- the hutG gene encoding formimidoylglutamase encodes MGPSNDNHDEQFGHVVELASIDDADRFDAVLVGEPFDRAVIGRKGASEGPAALRQHLAGTKTHHFDAGPVGSVADLGDVTMGDGDPEEQSVADLQARVRTIAERVHDADAFPVFLGGDNSMTYPNAAPLLDEGSLGVVNFDAHLDVREVREERGPTSGTPYRQLYDEGLDAYACVGARHFETSTDYAEYVRERGGEVVTAEEVGDDPIEAIDRAIDAMGDVDRIYASVDLDVLDAAAAPGVSAPTPGGISSRELFRMLRLVGAEDRLAGFEVVECAPALESGTANLTASAGSRAIAHLLSARPRRDEREENGGRDAAGGRR; translated from the coding sequence ATGGGACCCTCCAACGACAACCACGACGAACAGTTCGGCCACGTGGTCGAACTCGCGAGTATCGACGACGCCGACCGCTTCGACGCCGTGCTGGTCGGCGAACCGTTCGACCGGGCGGTCATCGGTCGGAAGGGCGCGAGCGAGGGACCGGCGGCGCTCCGCCAGCACCTCGCGGGCACCAAGACCCACCACTTCGACGCCGGACCGGTCGGCTCCGTCGCGGACTTGGGCGACGTAACGATGGGTGATGGCGACCCCGAGGAGCAGTCGGTCGCCGACCTCCAAGCGCGCGTCCGGACCATCGCCGAGCGCGTCCACGACGCGGACGCCTTTCCCGTCTTCCTCGGCGGCGACAACTCGATGACGTACCCGAACGCCGCGCCTCTGCTGGACGAGGGGTCGCTCGGCGTCGTCAACTTCGACGCCCACCTCGACGTGCGCGAGGTCCGGGAGGAGCGCGGCCCGACCAGCGGGACGCCCTACCGGCAACTCTACGACGAGGGCCTCGACGCCTACGCCTGCGTCGGCGCGCGCCACTTCGAGACCTCGACCGACTACGCCGAGTACGTCCGCGAGCGGGGCGGCGAGGTCGTCACGGCCGAGGAGGTCGGCGACGACCCGATAGAAGCAATCGACCGCGCGATAGACGCGATGGGCGACGTTGACCGGATATACGCCAGCGTCGATTTGGACGTGCTGGACGCCGCGGCCGCGCCCGGCGTGAGCGCGCCCACGCCCGGCGGTATCTCCTCGCGGGAGTTGTTCAGGATGCTCCGGTTGGTCGGCGCGGAGGACCGCCTCGCGGGCTTCGAGGTCGTGGAGTGTGCCCCGGCGCTCGAATCGGGCACCGCGAACCTGACCGCGAGCGCCGGGTCGCGCGCTATCGCGCACCTCCTGAGCGCCCGGCCGAGACGCGACGAGCGCGAGGAGAACGGCGGACGCGATGCCGCGGGAGGGCGACGATGA
- the hutI gene encoding imidazolonepropionase: MTLTAVVYDAAEIVTLEANEGNDGGRASASDDETPDETADLGIYEDAAVAIEDGEVARVGASGPVTREFPPENAAYAVDATGKSVIPGFVDPHTHALFAGDRSDEFQAKLRGKTYQEIMAEGGGILRTVRATREASDEQLLDHLLGHLDTMLAHGTTTVEVKSGYGLDTETELRMLDIIDRADDRHAVDVVATFMGAHAVPEGREADNYVAEVVDDQLPEVASQGIAQFCDVFCEEGVFDVDQSRRVLEAGKDAGLTPKVHAEELSHIGGTKLAAEIGAASADHLLHSTEEDIAALVDADVVPVLLPGTAFGLGAEYADARAFLDAGADVAIATDFNPNCYSQSMGFAASLSCVEMGLTPAEALRAATTNAAAALDLPESVGTLREGAPGDLAILDAPSYVHVPYNFGVNAVETVLKDGEVVSRE, encoded by the coding sequence ATGACGCTCACCGCGGTCGTCTACGACGCCGCCGAAATCGTCACGCTCGAAGCGAACGAGGGCAACGACGGCGGACGGGCGAGTGCGAGCGACGACGAGACCCCCGACGAGACCGCCGACCTCGGCATCTACGAGGACGCCGCCGTCGCCATCGAGGACGGCGAGGTCGCGCGGGTCGGTGCCTCCGGTCCCGTGACCCGCGAGTTCCCGCCGGAGAACGCGGCCTACGCGGTGGACGCGACCGGGAAGTCGGTGATTCCGGGGTTCGTGGACCCCCACACCCACGCGCTGTTCGCGGGCGACCGCTCCGACGAGTTCCAAGCCAAACTGCGCGGCAAGACGTATCAGGAGATTATGGCCGAGGGCGGCGGCATCCTCCGGACCGTCAGGGCGACCCGCGAGGCGAGCGACGAGCAACTGCTCGACCACCTGCTGGGACACCTCGACACGATGCTGGCCCACGGGACGACGACGGTGGAGGTAAAGTCGGGGTACGGTCTCGACACCGAGACCGAACTCCGGATGCTCGACATCATCGACCGGGCGGACGACCGCCACGCCGTGGACGTGGTGGCGACGTTCATGGGTGCCCACGCGGTGCCCGAGGGCCGAGAGGCAGACAACTACGTGGCGGAGGTCGTGGACGACCAACTTCCCGAGGTCGCGTCGCAGGGCATCGCGCAGTTCTGCGACGTGTTCTGCGAGGAGGGCGTCTTCGACGTGGACCAGTCCCGCCGCGTCTTGGAAGCCGGAAAGGACGCCGGACTCACGCCGAAGGTCCACGCCGAGGAGTTGTCCCACATCGGCGGGACCAAACTCGCGGCCGAAATCGGGGCCGCGAGCGCCGACCACCTCCTCCACTCGACCGAGGAGGACATCGCCGCGCTCGTGGACGCCGACGTGGTTCCGGTTCTCCTCCCCGGCACCGCGTTCGGTCTCGGCGCGGAGTACGCCGACGCGCGGGCCTTCCTCGACGCGGGCGCGGACGTGGCCATCGCGACCGACTTCAACCCGAACTGCTACAGCCAGAGCATGGGATTCGCGGCGTCGCTGTCCTGCGTCGAGATGGGACTGACCCCCGCCGAAGCCCTCCGCGCGGCGACGACGAACGCGGCCGCCGCGCTCGACTTGCCCGAATCGGTCGGCACCCTGCGCGAGGGGGCACCCGGCGATTTGGCGATTCTGGACGCGCCGAGCTACGTCCACGTTCCCTACAACTTCGGCGTGAACGCGGTCGAGACCGTCCTGAAGGACGGGGAGGTGGTCTCCCGTGAGTGA
- the hutH gene encoding histidine ammonia-lyase: MLADGESLVPEEVARVAREDARVVVPESARKKVRTARERVAEVVESGEAVYGVNTGFGELVDERIPREDIEQLQLNLVRSHAAGAGRELAREEVRALLLGRLNALVKGYSGVRESVVDLLAAMLNERIHPVVKSRGSLGASGDLAPLAHLALVLVGEGEAEVEMDGETHRMDGADALAAADLEPLTLRAKEGIALINGTQLTVGLAALAVVDAERAVRAADVAGSLTTEVTMGTTASADESIAAVRPHAGHAESARNVKLLTEDSEVVESHRNCDRVQDAYSVRCLPQVHGAVRDAIGHLREAVEVELNSATDNPLIFDAADADERASGTENAAVLSGGNFHGDPLALPLDYLTNAITELAAICERRVDRMLNPNVQEDHLPPFLTEESGLRSGYMIAQYTAAALVNENRATGRPSMDNTPVSGNQEDHVSMSAQSAFDARGAVENALTVVGIELVCGAQAAEFLDDDLSHGVGTGAAYEAVREVVAPLVEDRPLHGDIERADALVASGLLAERVEEALGESLD, encoded by the coding sequence GTGCTGGCCGACGGCGAATCGCTCGTTCCCGAGGAGGTCGCTCGGGTCGCGCGCGAGGACGCGCGCGTCGTCGTGCCCGAGAGCGCCCGCAAGAAGGTTCGGACCGCCCGCGAGCGCGTCGCGGAGGTCGTCGAGAGCGGCGAGGCCGTCTACGGCGTCAACACGGGGTTCGGCGAACTCGTGGACGAGCGCATCCCCCGCGAGGACATCGAGCAGTTACAGCTCAATCTGGTCCGGAGCCACGCCGCCGGAGCGGGCCGCGAACTGGCCCGCGAGGAGGTCCGGGCGTTACTCCTCGGGCGACTCAACGCCTTGGTCAAGGGGTACTCGGGCGTCCGGGAGTCGGTCGTGGACCTCCTCGCGGCGATGCTCAACGAGCGGATTCACCCGGTCGTGAAATCGAGGGGAAGCCTCGGCGCGAGCGGCGACCTCGCGCCACTGGCGCACCTCGCGCTCGTGCTGGTCGGGGAGGGCGAGGCGGAAGTGGAGATGGACGGAGAGACTCATCGAATGGACGGCGCGGACGCGCTCGCCGCGGCCGACCTCGAACCGCTGACCCTCCGGGCGAAGGAGGGCATCGCGCTCATCAACGGGACCCAACTGACCGTCGGTCTCGCCGCGCTGGCGGTCGTGGACGCCGAGCGCGCGGTCCGGGCCGCCGACGTGGCGGGGTCGCTCACGACCGAGGTGACGATGGGGACCACGGCGTCGGCCGACGAATCCATCGCGGCCGTCCGACCCCACGCGGGCCACGCCGAGAGCGCCCGGAACGTCAAGCTCCTCACCGAGGACTCCGAAGTCGTGGAGTCCCACCGAAACTGCGACCGAGTGCAGGACGCCTACTCGGTTCGGTGTCTGCCCCAAGTTCACGGCGCGGTCCGGGACGCGATTGGTCATCTGCGAGAAGCCGTCGAAGTCGAACTAAACAGCGCGACGGACAACCCGCTCATCTTCGACGCGGCCGACGCCGACGAGCGCGCGTCGGGGACGGAAAACGCCGCCGTCCTCTCGGGCGGCAACTTCCACGGCGACCCGCTCGCGCTCCCGCTTGACTACCTGACGAACGCGATTACCGAACTCGCGGCCATCTGCGAGCGCCGCGTCGACAGGATGCTGAACCCGAACGTGCAGGAGGACCACCTGCCGCCGTTTCTCACCGAGGAGAGCGGCCTGCGCTCGGGGTACATGATAGCCCAGTACACCGCGGCGGCGTTGGTCAACGAGAACCGCGCGACCGGGAGGCCCTCGATGGACAACACGCCGGTCAGCGGGAACCAAGAGGACCACGTGAGCATGAGCGCCCAGTCGGCGTTCGACGCGCGGGGGGCGGTCGAGAACGCGCTCACCGTCGTGGGAATCGAACTCGTCTGCGGCGCGCAGGCCGCCGAATTTCTGGACGACGACCTCTCGCACGGCGTCGGCACCGGCGCGGCCTACGAGGCGGTACGGGAGGTCGTCGCGCCGCTGGTCGAAGACCGGCCGCTCCACGGCGACATCGAGCGGGCCGACGCACTCGTCGCGTCGGGATTACTGGCAGAACGAGTCGAGGAGGCCCTCGGCGAGTCACTCGATTGA
- a CDS encoding DoxX family protein — MSTRELEAELFGRRTNFRYSETWVGYALFGLRVVMGWTLFYAGITKVLDSSWSAEGFLLNAIPEGNPFTGVWATMANDWLWLIDPLNQWGLTLVGLALLVGAFVRWSALWGAVMMLFYWAASLPLANGIVIDSHVVYALLLFGLGAFGAGRILGLDELLEETALVKRNGWLRYLMG; from the coding sequence ATGTCCACTCGTGAACTCGAAGCGGAACTGTTCGGGCGACGCACAAACTTCCGGTACTCCGAGACGTGGGTCGGCTACGCCCTGTTCGGCCTCCGGGTCGTGATGGGCTGGACGCTGTTCTACGCCGGAATCACGAAGGTGCTGGACTCCTCGTGGTCCGCAGAGGGCTTCCTGCTCAACGCGATTCCGGAAGGTAACCCCTTCACCGGCGTCTGGGCCACGATGGCCAACGACTGGCTGTGGCTCATCGACCCGCTGAACCAGTGGGGACTGACGCTGGTCGGCCTCGCGTTGCTCGTCGGGGCGTTCGTCCGGTGGAGCGCGCTCTGGGGCGCGGTGATGATGCTGTTCTACTGGGCGGCCAGCCTCCCGCTCGCGAACGGCATTGTCATCGACTCGCACGTCGTCTACGCCCTGCTCCTGTTCGGTCTCGGGGCGTTCGGCGCGGGCCGCATCCTCGGCCTCGACGAACTCCTCGAGGAGACGGCGTTGGTGAAACGGAACGGATGGCTCCGGTACCTGATGGGCTGA
- a CDS encoding universal stress protein has protein sequence MYQILAAIGTDEDRALEQAETILDLPRNGDVSVTLFHDFADGNPEGASVHQVGAVRRAAERLEEAGIEVGYAESSGDAAETILRTADEMDADLLCLAPRGRTPTGKALFGSVTQQVLLEGDRPVLVVGAGEAGE, from the coding sequence ATGTACCAGATACTGGCCGCAATCGGGACGGACGAAGACCGGGCGCTCGAACAAGCCGAGACCATCCTCGACCTGCCGCGGAACGGCGACGTGTCGGTGACGCTGTTCCACGACTTCGCGGACGGCAACCCCGAGGGCGCGTCGGTCCATCAGGTCGGGGCGGTCCGCCGGGCCGCCGAGCGACTCGAAGAAGCGGGCATCGAGGTCGGCTACGCCGAGTCGAGCGGCGACGCCGCCGAGACCATCCTCCGAACCGCCGACGAGATGGACGCCGACCTGCTGTGTCTCGCGCCGCGCGGGCGGACACCGACGGGCAAGGCGCTGTTCGGGAGCGTGACCCAGCAAGTTCTCTTGGAGGGCGACCGGCCGGTCCTCGTCGTCGGCGCTGGCGAGGCGGGCGAGTAG